The genome window gtttatctagatagatttaattgtcattcttaaaaaaaataatacataaatatatatatatatgaaatgacACTTTAGAAACTCTTAAGGaaggcaatgaacacataagagcagcctaccatcctttgtagaaagtaatagaaaggagaatagtagactataatagtagaaaggagggtagtagactgcagtctatgtaggtagccatagactatgtagtctgctggaatcacacacaaggaagcaaactcactgttgccaagccttgacactgttcagtttgtctgcttctctgtgtgtctttgcatgtgggatattcttgaacgggcaactatgccaggaaatatgaagggtaaaccttgctccaaagcagtacctgattATTAGTAGATTagtattatcatcagtttttcaggtcatcttgaaacacaaagaatcaaggagactttttattcaattgtataaagtattgtcattgtttaaagtagcctataagatgacaagcctctatattacctctccttttggcttccccaatattataggtgcaatatactgtccccatgggtgtatccaggcccactggaagactcagggggtgactgcctggtgcccccatggttgaaaaagtgtttctaaaatgccctctagagtggcaaaaataagtgccctactgtctgccattcacattgtgaaatatgcttgagtgcacaggatgccccatgcaataaatgacagtgtgccctctataaatgtaaaaacatgtcttcatgagttcctttatagtagagaaaatgtgatgcagtataagaaaatgtgatgcctataaggtgccctgacaatggtctaaattggactgttcccatgccccttacttccaatggaaaagtgtgttgttatgaagtgccctttatgctgcccctacatgacagtgtcccgaatgttgccctttccaaagaagacgattagatgctgtgcccaacagtctcccctaatgttcccactagggcatgctttcccaaagtgaggctgtgacaacccttgacacagccacagtctgtcactgtccaagccacctctggatctgtggaggctgactatgttaattggaaatatggaaatatggggcagctgtccatacactgtcagccagaatagtaataattggatttggattaaatatgcacgcgtaatataataatgatatattcttagtcatgctgagcaattttaaatgactgttctgccaagcaaagtgtgctacagttttggtcaccttctgatctgaagtcggtgctggatctgtgcaatactagttatttcagtgaatccccattttagtcatggttatctttcccttttatcttaaagctcagcatttagcctatcagttaataaatgtgtgtggcaaagttattttgaagtaatttattaattttgttcaagacaaaaacattattagcccacatcaagtgccacgttcttttttgggctattattctcaatctcctgttgagaatatcggccataggctatagcctactgtcagaacagtttcagacagctcatcaaattacgctaattatcagtaggcctaaatacatatatatgttaacccttgtgttatcttcgggtcattctaacccatcagtcattgtgacccaccttggtgttgtgacaaatttacctcatacaaaaacaaagtgaagcattttcttttaactgtcgggctgtctcagaccccccacattggaatggttaaaagaaaattatttgtatttgtttttgtattgggtaaaattgggtaaacacaacgatggttcgttatgaacctttgggtcatgtgacccgaaggcagcaggagggttaagtagatttggtaggtctacaatttacgcattttaacagtcgtaatggtttgacaagttgtctcccttccATGTTatttgcggcaacattgccctttttggggacaacatcaaaacaactaaaaaaatctatttacgctgctgaaacaacaccactctgctggcagagcctgtttaaggagagccttgccactccctattaagccccattgtaccgaatttggctgcagttccaccagagttccactgggggtgatcgggAGAGAGTGCAtgttgaatgggagtctatggagctaaacggctaaatttgtctctttcgcctgattgtcgttgagaaatctccgatttgattgtagtttgtgtatgttcaacatggattaaagttgaatgaacgagaacttatgtccttttgatttcttacagggtgagtcgttgttgcccataacacactAGCATTGACTGACACGACCAGagctcccgcttgatggcatccgaagcggaaTCATACTGtgagagcattagcaacattagcaacaacattagcaagccaaaactctttctagcatgtgtattgacagggagagcctaacttgtaagctgtgttgtcgatgccttgagagaaaaaaggaagtgaccaaagcttgccgtaaagcagtagctctggtcgtacgatgtgtatgacgtcaattacattttcaaaggctttttagaacagaaaggcgactttaaaaaaatctcagccagcagtgtgtattttatccagttcagaacccggaagtttcccgagagtggcagttctctacggtggccctgaagtccaaatcacacccactaacatgagtgcatcccccaaatgaaaacactccccccaaatacgagtcaacttcccccaaataggataacttgctcacctcccccaaataggaaacgacattacattaactcaaaaacacattacattaactcaaaacggaaagggttggtactacacttcgtttctgaatggatgcagtaactaacaagaaattgatcgacagaagtattGATCGAAATCAGTTCTTTGTGAGTAACAATTTTTTAAATTTTAGTTTGAACAGGTAATGCCAAACTCAAAAATACCTCTCCAGTTAATGTTCTGTACTACCAATTTCTTTCATCTACAGATTCCCTTCTTCAAGCGGTCAAAGAAATGTTACTTGATGGTCAGCCGCAGCCCCTGAgtgtgagaaacacacagaggcacaagaTTCGGGAATTCGAAATGCCTGTTCTGCAGAGAGGTGGAAAGTGTCCCGCCCGCATCTCATCAACAGCATGCTGTCAGATGAGGCAGTATTGCCCACCACCTGCCAGTGGTGTAGGCAAGGAGTGGCTGTGATGAGGTGTAGTGAGTGCTTACCTCACCAGTATCTGTGCATGGCCTGTGACAAAGAGCAACACACCAGACATGTTCTGCACAACCGGAGATCCCTGATCTCAGGCTACCTCCACCCTGTGCCTCCCACCTCATTTGTCAGCCAGGATGCTGACGGGCAATATTCCCTTACCCACCAAGGTAAGGTGTTTGGTCATGAAACCTCCTCTAAATGTCTAATGTAATCTAACATCAATATTGTAAAATGTTGGATATGGCTTGAGGCACTTATGCAATGACTATTAGGACATTAGACGCAAGATTACTGATACACAATCCCCATGCTGTGTCTTTTAAATATTATGTAGCTCAACTTCTACCTTTAGAGGTATCACCCTGCCAAACCTGCCAGCTCCCCATGACTGTTAGTGTGGGGAGGTCCATTGTTTTAGTGACCATGAATGGTGAGTTTTACACATTTCCATTTAAGAAGCACAATCATTTTATTAATCTCACATGTGAACATGCATACTCTTGCAGGTAGCAGTGAATATCAACAAACACATATTGCTGTTAAATTATGTCCTGTGACATTATTACCACTTTAGGTCGCTATGATCTTGTCCTCCCTGAAGCACATTGTGAATGTTGTGCCTCTCATTGGACACCTGCGCTGGAAGACGTTGTGCAAAGTGGGTACTGGCCAGGGACAGTCAACTTCAATAGCCTGTTTCATGTTGACGTTTTCCAGTCATACCTGGAGTTAAAAATGTCAGCACCTGGACTGTCCCATCTGGCATTTACCACAAtgctagacaaaaaaaaaagccgCTTTGGAAGAGTGAGTACCGTGTGTGGCACTAATAGTGGATattaacattaacatttagtcatttagcagacgctcttatccagagcgacttacagtaggtacagggacattccccccgaggcaagtagggtgaagtgccttgcccaaggacacaacgtcatttgcacgacATTTGCACGTtgcaaactggcaaccttcagattactagctcgattccctaaccgctcagccacctgactcccatatatatatatatgggatATATTCATCACTGCCTCGTAAACTATACACATTGTATATGTTTGGacaaataagataagaaataACCTACATAGTATCAGACTATTCactgatatatatttttttttgaaaCAGAGTGGTAAAATATCTGGAGACACTTTCCACCAAAGTTTCATGGAATGGGCCATCTGCAGATATGAGGTTGACAAGATGTGCCAGGAGCAGCCGTTTGTCTGCCCTCCATGCACTCCCGAAATTCTTGCTGTAGCAGTGGATGGCAATCGCAAGCATTATCGTTTCAAGAAGGCAGGGAGGTATGTAATGCAAACTATTTACTGGTAACTCCTAAAGTATCTGGACAGTAATCTTCCACTTCCATGTTAATAGAAATAATACAATGTAATAAACATTGTGTAGTAGAGTACCATCTGTTAACAGATTTAACTCCTTTGTGTAGTCAGGACAGTCATGGCCACTTGGAAGGTGTTTTCCTTTGCGAGGACAGCAAGGTGTCAGAGTTTGTAGACCATGTCCACAAGGCCGCCAAGCATGTAAGTAATTTCTGATTATGACGTAGTTATTATTTGATTACAAGTTTGAATTTTAAATATTGTGTAGACCTTCATTGAACATTTTCtgggattttgtgtgtgtttatccgaAGGTTCCCGGAAAGGGTGTCTGTGGTGGGGCTGAATTTGCTGCTGCTAAGGAGATCTCGAGAAAATCTAGCAGCAAGCTTAATGAAGAGGGCATTGAGCTTGCTGTCTGCAGGCATGGCACAATCCTTAGAGGCCTTAATATGTTTAGGGGGGAAATATATGCAAATGCCCTCTACTTGCAGAAGGAATTGGGCAACACTGCAACTTTCTTCTGCACTGATCTTATGTGCAAGTACTGGGCCTACTTGCAGAAGGTCTGCAGAGTATGCCCAGAACTACAACATCTTCTAGGCATGAAGCCCTTTCTTTCCGTCCTCCATGCAAAGGCCCATGGAATTAAGTGTGAGGTAGCCTGAAGGTACCCTGGAATGTTCTCAATGCAAtaaagcatatatatatatataatgtagaTCAACCATCTCATTCAGCCTTTGTTTTAGTCGTACGTCGTAAAGTGCATAAgcatttgtgtttttctttcctTATTTAGACCAAGCAAAgtctgcaacaacaaaaagacaGCCTGGAGGCCTTAACGACAGAGCTGTCAGTCGACAACTCCACAATCCTGCAGTGGGTGACCTGCAGGGGTGGGCTGAGAGTGGTATGTCCATACACAAAATGAACATTATATAATTTTACTACTGCTGATAGACTACAAATGTCATATGAATGACTGTCGATCTGGGTTTAGCAAGAATGCATGAAAGTATTTGTTTGTCCTCAACTCATGTTTGTACTTGGGTGTTCTCTTTTCTTAACCAGCACCAGTGGAGGACAGTGATGCACCTGTGGAGTTGCAGAATAAGATGGAGGAAATGTCTGCCAGCATCAGGCAGAGAACACATccctatcttgttgttattatcagtgacctccgcattttgtaaagctctctcttggaagtcgctttggataaaagcgtctgctaaatgaatacatgtaaatgtagcacATATTCAGAGGTCTAGTGGAGTCGAAGGGTCAGGGCTGTTCtgacaaggaggagaaaaagggggTCCTACACAATATTAGACAGgtggtcataatgttatggCTTTAGGGACTCTCTACAATTTATCTTATCCTGAACCTGATAAAGTTATGAGGGGAAATTACAATTATTACATTGCCAACCCGAAGTATGCCTAACACATCTGTCTACAATATGTCTGCACACATATATCAACACTGGGTCTGTCACCTACTTGTCAAAGCACTGTCAAAAATGTCCTTTATGGTTTTGATGGCTGTCCCATTCATATCCATAAATTCCTGAGGACACACCACCTCAGACCAGCCGCAGGACATTTTGGACTTGCGTCCCAGGAAAAGTAAGGGGACGAACCCAAGCTTATCTAATTTGTGTACCTGAAACAATGAAAGGACAAAATGTATTAGTCACTCATGCTGTTCTTGGTGAAGAGACAGGGACTGAAGATTTTTGTTATCCTACCATTAAATTGGCAGAGTTAAGGACTTTGGGGATGTTATTTCCCTTAAGAGTCGTTGCTGCCCACTGGGTATCATAGCGTTTCTTCTGTGACTCCAATTTACTTTTCATGGGCTGGACTGCTCCACACAAGGGACACTTTTTGCATGCCACCCTGATGTGGCCTTTGCAGGAGGTGCAGCTCTTTTTGGTAGAACCTGCCATCTGAAAAGAAAGTTCATTTTACTTTTGTTGTGCAGATGTGGTTTGATTTTCATTTCCATCAGTTTATCTTTCTGGCAACCATACTATGTTAAAGGTATTTTGACAAGGCGGACATAGGCTTtagattttattattattggatTATGACAATACTTAATTAAACATGACTATTGTTTCAATGTTAAACTTACTTGACAGCAGAACTTTGTTTCTTAAAAGAACCGTTGGGGCGGGCCAGAAATGGCGGGCACAGAGAAGGACAAAGCAGACAGAcaataaatatacagtacaggaagacagacagacagacagatggacaacaGGCAATGAGACGagaggcagacaagcagacaaatAGACTATGGAGGTCAATGTTAAATAGAGATAACAGATGaatctgagggggggggggggggggggggggggcaaagacaGGGGAGGATATTGGGAAGGAGCAAAACGTACAATTATAGAAGGGGAAGGTGCACACAGGGGAAGGACAGGGGAGACATAAATATGTATTATTAgtattttcatttacatttatgtagCAAGTGGGCACGGGTGCTGCGTGAAATCGACAGGTATGTCTGAGCAAAGGTTCCTAAGTTTTTCCGTCACTGTTGACTAGCTTGCTAAGTTGCTACTTGTTACCTATTGTATAGGAAAGCGGAGCCGCTGTATGTCGATGTGCGTGTGGGGGAGTGACGCCGTGTTGTTGTGTGTAACAAGGTACGTTATTAAACGTAGCCACGGTCTTTTACTATTCTGGTTGTAGTATATGGGCAAATCATGATGTAATGTTTATGTATCTTTTACCAGTGTATTATATGCTTGCAGTGTCAGACCCTCGCAGCTACACAGGAGTGCTAGTTgctgttctctttctttttttttgtaaatgtgtgtttgatgcATTGGTGCCGCTCATAGATTCTTTACTTTATTGTGTCGGTTTAAGTTCCTCTAGCCTATCGGCCTGTGTCGTATATGTACGCTcttatcgctctggataagagcgtctgctaaatgactaaatgtaaatgtataggtgTAAATGTGTGCCGCCGGCTAGAGTGgacttattattattgtttttactttatttccagtctgtctccctttcccccttcaTAGCTAATAACCTCAGTGCTGGTAAGGCCACTAGCGACTTATCCATAGCCGGTCTCTGTAGTTTTTCTCACCCTAGTAGCCTACAGAGAGTGCGGTGTGTTTGTAGGGGAACTCTTAATTGCTTGGTCACGTATCACGTGTGGCGTGAATATTGTAGTGCATTTTCCCTGAATTTAAACACGTTATTGAGTGTGCACAAGACCACGTGTTATAGAGACCTAGAGACCTGGCCTGACATCAGTTCTTCTAGTGGCCCATTGCCGAGGTTCCCCAGCCCCCATACTGTCCAtgtatgttattattattttctttatcTGGTGACCAACCAACTCCACTGTTGTGCAATATTTATTAATAAAgattattttcatactttctcCAAAATAAACTGTGCAATAGCATTATTGAGTTCCCCTTGCTCAGATATAAATTAGCCCACTTCAAGGGGTGGCGTAGTCAACTGGCCTAAGAGGGCGCTACATTTACATAACTGAATGCCTCTATGAATGCTCTGACCACGCTAGCTTACTAACGTTGCTAATGGCTAACATGCATTCATTACCATGCACTTTCACAAAATTGAGCTACAACTCCACTTTGGAGCATCCCCATGTTTACCTAGAGTTTAATTGCTTAACTATTTAAAAAATCTTAACATCTTTAGGTAGATACTTACGGATACTTACCGCCAACTTCTGAAACAATGGACGTCACTTGTCAGCGCCGTAACCAAGGATGTCACATTTTGATTGACAGGCGATTGATGAAGGTCAAGGCGTAATTCCATACTGAAGATCCGTCCCGTTAAAATGCCACAAACGGGTGCTCGCAAAGCACCTCAGAATTTATCTTTAAAGCAGCGAACAATATGTAAATATTGTACAGTAATATGTATCTTATATTTGTATAATTGTTATTGTGGATATGAATGCAGTATTTgaatattaatatatattatattagaaaccaatccgattggccaacgctagcgttttcacgctcctcatttacataaagttgagaaaatccagcttgcaacgctccgctcgccttcccacaatgccctacgcgagcgtcaacgcctggtttcattgaaaatgaattggaagccgacgccccgcgccgcccgctccgctgcagtgtgaacgcagcgtaagcttattgaggtctagcttgaattagcgttgcctgttagtggaacggcttgaggcttaagtctaagttgacgtttacccaagtgagacttatttgtgttagcgcgacttacattagcgacgttgatggaacacccccccagATTCCAAATCCGTTTGTTATGAGCGAGGTCGTACggagtagtgatgtgtcgttcgtgaacgattcattcattttgaacgaatccttacaaggactcgggagtaacgagtcctctcagtgattcgttcattttctcgtggccgcgcatcgggactgtttcATAGGCTCGTCcacgtaaacagaaatgattcgttcatttcccaactcggtcttcgggtacgagtctttggatcatttttcacgtgacctgagAAAGAATTTTCGATATAATATAAGACCATTTTACTTGAATTGCACATTTCTGTGCCAgatcatattttttttaagaaaacctCCTCTATTAAATACAGTAcaacatgacagtttgtatggtTTTAAATTgttgtttaaaatgtattatcacactagcatttaattatcacggcaaacaattacactgcactaaactgcaagtgtaaatgtaaagtgaaaataacaaaaccagtcagaatgATGACTTGatcgaatatcattcacgtcttactaaaacagcggccacgcgaaagggaatgaggaaactgtttcctcaactaaaaaatacaatgcgagTCACGTGAAAAAAAGATCCAAAGACTCTTAGAAAGACCAAGTTGGGAAaagaacgaatcgtttgtttcctctagctaccagtacagagcctatgcaggtcacgtgaaaaaggactctgttggcagaagaacgaaacattgatccgaagacacgaTAGGGAGGTGAACGATTtgttcatctgccgggtacgagtctttggatcctttttcacgtgacctgcataggctcagtactggtaacTAGcgaaaacagaaatgattcgttcattttgactgggtcttcggatacggatctctggatcatttttcaagtgacctgcataggctcagaagaggaaacagaaaggatttgtttacctcgttcacttCCGCATGACTAGGTTTATTAAGACATGAATGATGGTTGTTCACAAGTAGcctaataattacaggttttgttattttaacttaTTTGGTACTTTACTTATAGTTCAGTTCAGCgtaattgtttgctgtgataattaaatgatagtgtgataataaatgaccaaatcataccaactgtcatgatacattattttaatgcaggaattttttttaaatagtatctgctggtgcacatgcactaacctacatgagaatatgatacgtgtttgcagtggacgtatagccccccccccccccccccccccccgttgatatgaacgaatgactcaaaaaaaagatttgttcatttcacTGAACGAgaattcaaagaaccgaatcagtaaaattatccgaacttcccatcactaataCGGAGCCTCCACATACAGAAAACGTGACAGGGCTTGGTCTACGTGTGGCAAACAATCAATAAATGCTGAGCTAACGGTCCATCTAATTGTAATACATGGTGCATGTGTCACTCTCTGACCAATAGGAGAAAGTATAAGGGGAAGTGGTTACGTAGCAGGGCaaaccatagagtta of Osmerus mordax isolate fOsmMor3 chromosome 4, fOsmMor3.pri, whole genome shotgun sequence contains these proteins:
- the LOC136941579 gene encoding uncharacterized protein; translation: MLSDEAVLPTTCQWCRQGVAVMRCSECLPHQYLCMACDKEQHTRHVLHNRRSLISGYLHPVPPTSFVSQDADGQYSLTHQAQLLPLEVSPCQTCQLPMTVSVGRSIVLVTMNGRYDLVLPEAHCECCASHWTPALEDVVQSGYWPGTVNFNSLFHVDVFQSYLELKMSAPGLSHLAFTTMLDKKKSRFGRSGKISGDTFHQSFMEWAICRYEVDKMCQEQPFVCPPCTPEILAVAVDGNRKHYRFKKAGSQDSHGHLEGVFLCEDSKVSEFVDHVHKAAKHVPGKGVCGGAEFAAAKEISRKSSSKLNEEGIELATKQSLQQQKDSLEALTTELSVDNSTILQWVTCRAPVEDSDAPVELQNKMEEMSASIRQRTHPYLVVIISDLRIL